A region from the Sutcliffiella horikoshii genome encodes:
- the resA gene encoding thiol-disulfide oxidoreductase ResA produces MNKKKRLLMRTSILLLLLVAIGYTMYTNFFQSKEIVDVGDEAPNFVLTDLEGNEVMLSDYRGKGVFLNFWGTWCKPCEREMPYMENQYQAFKEKGVEVIAVNIQETDLAVKTFRDRHGLTFPIPMDKRDQVRQAYGILPLPTTILLDENGKVVKKHSGELTEEDVKEFMEMIKPKQ; encoded by the coding sequence ATGAACAAAAAGAAACGTTTACTGATGCGGACAAGCATACTACTGCTTCTTTTAGTCGCAATCGGATATACCATGTATACAAACTTCTTCCAGTCCAAAGAGATTGTGGATGTGGGGGATGAGGCACCAAATTTTGTACTTACGGATCTTGAAGGCAATGAAGTGATGCTTTCAGATTACCGTGGAAAAGGTGTATTTCTTAATTTCTGGGGTACATGGTGTAAGCCGTGTGAACGAGAAATGCCTTATATGGAAAATCAATATCAAGCCTTTAAAGAAAAGGGTGTAGAAGTAATTGCTGTAAATATCCAAGAAACAGATTTGGCAGTTAAAACATTCAGAGATCGCCATGGATTAACCTTTCCCATCCCGATGGATAAACGTGACCAAGTAAGACAGGCCTATGGAATTCTACCATTGCCTACTACTATCCTTCTGGATGAAAACGGCAAGGTCGTGAAAAAGCATTCAGGTGAATTAACAGAGGAAGACGTCAAAGAATTCATGGAAATGATCAAACCTAAACAATAG
- the sigX gene encoding RNA polymerase sigma factor SigX, which yields MNTVFQELYEKYHQDVYQFLYYMVNNKEQAEDLVQEVYIKVLRSYDRFEGKSSEKTWLFSIAKHVAIDSFRKQKGWKNKLLETFDWNKQQVRDHAPLPEEIAVQNEQVQQMYRCLDKCKVDHRLVLILRYIQALTIQETAQILGWTESKVKTTQHRALKVLKAYMEELQEKGGNSNAS from the coding sequence ATGAATACCGTTTTTCAAGAGCTCTATGAAAAATATCACCAGGATGTTTATCAGTTCTTATATTACATGGTGAACAACAAGGAGCAAGCGGAAGACCTCGTTCAAGAAGTTTATATAAAAGTTTTGCGTTCCTATGATCGTTTTGAAGGGAAAAGCAGTGAAAAGACCTGGCTGTTTTCGATTGCCAAGCACGTTGCCATTGATTCCTTTCGCAAACAAAAAGGATGGAAAAACAAACTACTTGAAACTTTCGACTGGAATAAACAACAAGTCAGAGATCACGCTCCACTTCCTGAAGAGATAGCCGTACAAAATGAACAAGTCCAACAAATGTACCGGTGTTTGGATAAATGTAAAGTCGATCACCGACTAGTCCTTATCCTGCGGTACATACAAGCCCTTACTATTCAAGAAACAGCCCAAATTCTTGGCTGGACGGAAAGTAAGGTGAAAACAACTCAACATAGAGCCTTAAAGGTCTTGAAGGCATATATGGAAGAACTTCAAGAGAAAGGAGGAAACAGCAATGCGTCATAA
- the ccsB gene encoding c-type cytochrome biogenesis protein CcsB has protein sequence MAQLSGNLLYIAFILYLIGTAFFGGAIRGKQGNKAAKIGIFITILGFTAQLGYFITRWIAGGHAPVSNLFEFTTFFGMMMVLAFIVIYFIYKTSTLGVFTLPIALLLIAYAAMFPSDISPLIPALQSHWLAIHVSTVALGIAILSVSFAAGLIYLVKVVDYSKKGKKPFWVEFTLYVLISFLGFIFISIGFGAVDYEAQFSYINKDGAEEQVVYNLYPIVGPNEGELLTENRMDSLVNLSPWINTVKLNTVIWSLLGGAILYLLIRVIIRKPIGKALKPAVAKVNLDVVDEIGYRAVTIGFPVFTLGGLIFAAIWAQIAWSRFWAWDPKEVWAFITWLFYAGYLHLRLSKGWEGEKSAWLTLVGFAIILFNLIGVNLIIAGLHSYAM, from the coding sequence ATGGCTCAGCTAAGTGGTAATTTGCTTTATATTGCATTTATTCTTTATCTGATTGGTACAGCCTTCTTCGGTGGGGCCATTCGCGGTAAGCAAGGAAATAAAGCCGCGAAAATAGGGATTTTCATCACAATCCTAGGGTTTACAGCTCAACTAGGCTATTTTATTACCCGTTGGATTGCTGGAGGACATGCACCTGTAAGTAATCTATTTGAATTTACAACTTTCTTCGGTATGATGATGGTCTTAGCTTTTATCGTTATTTATTTCATATATAAAACTAGTACACTGGGAGTTTTCACCCTCCCAATAGCCTTGCTGTTGATTGCATATGCAGCTATGTTTCCAAGTGATATTTCTCCTTTGATACCTGCATTGCAAAGTCATTGGCTTGCGATTCACGTATCAACGGTAGCACTAGGCATAGCTATTCTGTCTGTCAGTTTTGCAGCAGGTTTGATTTATTTGGTGAAAGTGGTAGATTATAGTAAAAAGGGCAAGAAGCCTTTCTGGGTTGAATTTACCCTTTATGTGTTAATTTCTTTCCTTGGTTTTATATTCATCTCCATTGGGTTTGGCGCAGTGGATTACGAGGCACAATTCTCTTACATCAATAAAGATGGGGCAGAAGAACAGGTGGTATATAACTTGTATCCCATTGTTGGCCCAAATGAAGGGGAATTATTGACCGAAAACAGAATGGATTCCCTTGTTAATCTTTCGCCATGGATTAACACGGTAAAACTAAACACGGTAATATGGTCTCTACTTGGTGGAGCAATATTATATCTTTTAATAAGAGTTATTATTAGAAAACCTATCGGAAAAGCGTTAAAGCCTGCAGTTGCTAAGGTGAATCTTGATGTGGTAGATGAAATTGGCTATCGAGCAGTAACAATAGGCTTCCCTGTTTTCACACTTGGTGGACTTATCTTTGCCGCCATTTGGGCTCAAATAGCCTGGTCAAGATTCTGGGCTTGGGATCCAAAAGAAGTATGGGCGTTTATCACATGGTTATTCTATGCAGGATATCTTCATCTCCGTCTTTCTAAAGGATGGGAAGGCGAAAAATCCGCATGGCTCACGCTTGTTGGTTTTGCGATCATCCTGTTTAACTTAATTGGCGTTAACTTAATCATTGCAGGGCTTCATTCCTACGCGATGTAA
- a CDS encoding response regulator transcription factor encodes MEKEVRILVVDDEDRIRRLLKMYLERENYVIEEADNGNTALEMALEKEYDVILLDVMMPGMDGMEVCKEIREKKATPIIMLTAKGEETNRVQGFEMGTDDYIVKPFSPREVVLRVKALLRRSSSTTFLTTETTTKDVIVFPHLTIDNDAHRVTSEGKEINLTPKEYELLYFLAKSPDKVFDREQLLKEVWQYEFFGDLRTVDTHVKRLREKLNKVSEPASKMIVTVWGVGYKFEVGNES; translated from the coding sequence ATGGAAAAAGAAGTGAGAATCCTTGTAGTGGATGATGAGGACCGTATTAGAAGGTTATTGAAAATGTACCTTGAAAGAGAAAATTACGTCATTGAAGAAGCAGATAACGGCAACACAGCTCTGGAGATGGCGCTTGAAAAAGAATATGATGTCATACTGCTGGATGTTATGATGCCTGGCATGGACGGTATGGAAGTGTGTAAAGAAATCAGGGAGAAAAAGGCGACACCTATTATCATGCTGACAGCTAAAGGGGAAGAAACGAACCGAGTGCAAGGGTTTGAAATGGGAACAGACGACTATATTGTAAAACCGTTCAGTCCAAGAGAAGTAGTGCTTAGAGTGAAAGCGTTATTACGTCGCTCCTCTAGCACAACGTTCCTGACTACTGAAACGACAACAAAGGATGTCATCGTATTTCCTCATTTGACCATCGATAATGATGCACACAGAGTGACATCTGAAGGGAAAGAAATAAATCTTACCCCTAAAGAATATGAACTACTTTACTTCCTTGCAAAATCTCCTGATAAAGTTTTCGACCGCGAGCAACTGTTGAAAGAAGTATGGCAATACGAGTTCTTTGGGGATTTACGAACAGTTGATACGCATGTGAAACGTCTACGCGAGAAATTGAACAAAGTGTCAGAACCAGCCTCTAAAATGATTGTAACAGTATGGGGCGTAGGCTATAAATTCGAGGTTGGCAATGAATCATGA
- a CDS encoding DUF4430 domain-containing protein — protein sequence MKKLLLTLLLSLTLAITGCANAGNETNHTANNETPAETQEQQESQLSTTIKLTKEGEEVISEETVEFEEGESLMEVMDRNFELTTGFGGDFIVGIDGLGSEEESDYYWNISVNGESLMVGASDYTLEENDEVHFDYQKVE from the coding sequence ATGAAAAAACTTTTACTAACACTTTTACTATCATTAACTCTTGCCATTACAGGCTGTGCTAATGCAGGAAATGAAACAAATCATACAGCTAATAATGAAACACCTGCTGAAACTCAAGAACAACAAGAAAGCCAACTTTCCACCACGATCAAACTAACGAAAGAAGGCGAAGAAGTCATCAGTGAGGAGACTGTAGAGTTTGAGGAAGGGGAGTCTTTGATGGAAGTCATGGACCGCAATTTTGAGCTTACTACAGGATTTGGAGGAGATTTCATCGTCGGAATTGACGGCCTGGGCTCTGAGGAAGAATCTGATTATTATTGGAACATCTCCGTCAACGGTGAAAGCTTAATGGTCGGTGCAAGTGATTATACGCTAGAGGAGAACGACGAAGTTCATTTTGATTATCAAAAGGTGGAATGA
- a CDS encoding ECF transporter S component, with protein sequence MTTRKIALLGVLIALCVVGRIVFASVPNVQPVTAIIIICAFWMGPVSGVILAVGTTFATNLVLGTGMWTFTQIFAWSIIGLLSGAIGIWFKRIPVFILSIYAGLCGLFFGFVFSIQNMIVGGFPFWPYYLAGLPFDINHAVGNVVFFIVLYPILSKLLNERAPFIIKRKESLAQYQMSSTYKK encoded by the coding sequence ATGACAACCAGAAAAATAGCGCTACTTGGTGTATTAATAGCCCTTTGTGTAGTGGGGAGAATCGTTTTCGCCTCCGTACCTAACGTCCAGCCAGTGACAGCAATCATCATTATATGTGCTTTCTGGATGGGGCCGGTTTCAGGTGTGATTCTTGCAGTAGGTACTACCTTTGCAACGAACCTGGTCCTTGGTACTGGCATGTGGACATTCACACAAATCTTTGCATGGTCCATTATTGGATTATTAAGTGGAGCAATTGGGATATGGTTTAAAAGAATTCCAGTATTTATCCTTTCCATCTATGCTGGACTTTGCGGGCTGTTTTTCGGTTTTGTTTTCTCGATCCAAAACATGATTGTCGGAGGATTTCCATTTTGGCCATATTATCTTGCTGGACTACCATTTGATATAAACCATGCAGTTGGAAATGTCGTATTTTTTATCGTGTTGTATCCGATCCTTTCCAAACTCTTAAACGAAAGAGCACCCTTTATCATCAAAAGAAAAGAGAGCCTAGCACAATATCAAATGAGCAGCACCTACAAGAAATAA
- a CDS encoding ATP-binding protein has protein sequence MIWRSVVGKLWLTVLLLVSFVLFVLTILLLEFFENYHVQEAEKDLTQAASKISLILEQHEDMEQSKSIAWELVDEVSQVVIFTDKGEYSHSPTSQIDHLPAEFFLNDPDLSLVFEDQPIVTKKTYLPDFQITDEMQGEVMIVGIPLHINEDKDGAVFVYQSLLAVKETTKQTTKLILLAAGFAIFLTTIFAFFLSTRITAPLRNMREAAFEVARGKFDTKVPILTSDEIGELGMAFNQMGRQLKFNINALNQEKEHLANILSSMADGVITLNRDGTILVTNPPAEKFLQAWYYQEGNASGEDLPGEVMEMFQRAISVEKEQSIELTYQGRTWVIVMSPLYTQTHIRGAVAVIRDMTEERRLDKLRKDFIANVSHELRTPISMLQGYSEAIVDDIAGTDEEKKELASVIYDESLRMGRLVNDLLDLARMEAGHISLNYENANIVAFVEKITRKFQGLAKEKSIVLQSHVEGDGAIQMDVDRMEQVMTNLVDNAIRHTADDGTIIIHAKLINNGVKIDVKDSGHGIPEEDLPFVFERFYKADKARTRGRAGTGLGLAIVKNIIEAHRGTISVHSKENEGTTFSMYIPQKHSQNGDV, from the coding sequence ATGATTTGGAGAAGTGTAGTTGGTAAGCTCTGGCTTACTGTGTTACTTTTAGTTTCATTTGTATTATTTGTTTTAACCATTCTTTTACTAGAATTCTTTGAGAATTACCATGTACAGGAAGCAGAAAAGGATTTGACCCAGGCAGCGAGTAAGATTTCATTAATTTTGGAACAGCATGAAGACATGGAACAATCGAAATCAATAGCTTGGGAGCTTGTTGATGAAGTGTCTCAGGTGGTTATTTTTACAGACAAGGGAGAGTACTCTCATTCTCCGACATCTCAAATCGACCATTTACCTGCTGAATTCTTCCTAAACGACCCGGACCTTTCCCTCGTCTTTGAAGATCAGCCGATTGTAACGAAAAAGACTTATTTGCCCGATTTCCAAATTACAGATGAAATGCAAGGCGAAGTGATGATCGTCGGAATTCCTTTGCATATTAATGAGGATAAAGATGGAGCTGTTTTCGTTTATCAGTCCCTGCTTGCCGTAAAAGAAACAACCAAACAAACAACAAAACTTATTCTGCTTGCTGCAGGTTTTGCAATCTTTTTAACGACCATTTTCGCATTCTTCTTGTCTACAAGAATTACAGCACCTCTGCGTAATATGAGAGAGGCTGCTTTTGAAGTCGCAAGAGGGAAGTTCGATACTAAGGTTCCAATTTTAACATCGGACGAAATTGGGGAACTTGGGATGGCCTTTAATCAAATGGGCAGACAACTCAAGTTTAATATTAACGCTTTGAATCAAGAGAAGGAACATTTAGCCAACATTCTCAGCAGTATGGCAGATGGGGTTATCACCTTAAACCGAGATGGCACCATTCTTGTAACGAATCCACCGGCGGAGAAATTTTTACAAGCCTGGTACTATCAAGAAGGCAATGCCAGCGGGGAAGACTTGCCAGGTGAGGTAATGGAAATGTTCCAACGGGCTATTTCTGTTGAAAAAGAACAAAGTATAGAATTAACCTATCAAGGACGTACGTGGGTAATCGTAATGAGTCCACTATATACGCAAACCCATATCCGCGGCGCTGTTGCAGTAATACGGGATATGACGGAAGAGAGAAGGTTGGACAAACTTCGTAAAGATTTCATTGCCAATGTGTCCCATGAATTGCGTACACCAATTTCCATGCTGCAAGGCTACAGTGAAGCAATTGTCGATGATATTGCCGGAACGGATGAAGAGAAAAAAGAACTTGCTTCCGTTATTTATGATGAATCTTTAAGAATGGGGCGCCTCGTAAATGACTTATTAGATCTTGCGAGAATGGAAGCCGGTCATATTTCATTGAATTATGAAAATGCCAATATTGTCGCCTTTGTCGAAAAGATAACAAGAAAGTTTCAGGGCCTTGCAAAAGAAAAGTCTATCGTGTTGCAATCACATGTAGAAGGTGATGGGGCCATCCAAATGGATGTAGACCGTATGGAACAGGTAATGACAAACCTGGTGGACAACGCCATTCGCCATACAGCAGACGATGGGACCATAATCATCCATGCAAAATTAATAAACAACGGTGTCAAAATAGATGTAAAAGATTCTGGGCACGGCATACCTGAAGAAGATCTGCCTTTTGTTTTTGAACGCTTCTATAAGGCGGACAAAGCGCGTACAAGAGGGCGTGCAGGTACAGGACTGGGACTTGCCATTGTGAAAAACATCATAGAAGCACACCGGGGTACCATATCCGTTCATTCAAAAGAGAACGAGGGAACGACATTTTCCATGTATATTCCGCAAAAACACTCTCAAAATGGAGATGTGTAG
- a CDS encoding pseudouridine synthase gives MERLQKVIAHAGIASRRKAEELIKEGKVRVNDKVVKELGVKVNPNDKIEVEGIPVEREKPVYFLLYKPRGVISSVSDDKGRKVATDFFPYIEERIYPVGRLDYDTSGLLLMTNDGEFANALMHPTSEVEKVYVAKLKGIPSREAIKSLERGIKLEDGKTAPARIKLLSMERTKNTSIFEISIHEGRNRQVRRMFEAIGHPVMKLKRERYGFLNLHGLSAGEARELTPHEVKQLRVMATKPKK, from the coding sequence ATGGAACGGTTACAAAAAGTTATTGCACACGCAGGGATTGCGTCAAGAAGAAAAGCAGAAGAATTAATAAAAGAAGGCAAAGTAAGAGTTAATGATAAAGTGGTAAAAGAATTAGGGGTAAAAGTTAACCCAAATGACAAAATTGAGGTAGAAGGGATTCCCGTTGAACGCGAGAAACCAGTTTACTTCTTACTATACAAACCGCGAGGCGTCATTTCTAGTGTAAGTGACGACAAAGGTAGAAAAGTAGCAACAGATTTCTTCCCATACATTGAGGAGCGTATTTATCCTGTTGGTAGATTAGACTATGATACTTCCGGGTTGTTGCTCATGACCAATGACGGTGAGTTCGCAAATGCGCTTATGCATCCGACATCAGAAGTAGAAAAGGTCTATGTTGCAAAGCTAAAAGGAATTCCTTCAAGAGAAGCAATCAAAAGCTTGGAAAGAGGTATTAAGCTTGAGGACGGTAAAACGGCACCAGCTCGCATAAAACTGCTATCCATGGAAAGAACGAAGAACACGTCTATCTTTGAAATTAGCATTCATGAAGGTCGTAACAGACAGGTTCGCCGTATGTTTGAAGCGATCGGCCATCCGGTCATGAAATTAAAAAGGGAACGTTATGGTTTCCTAAACCTGCATGGACTGTCTGCAGGGGAAGCAAGAGAGTTGACTCCGCATGAAGTGAAACAGCTTCGTGTGATGGCGACAAAACCGAAGAAATAA
- the resB gene encoding cytochrome c biogenesis protein ResB, which translates to MSEIKCECGHLNPEGTILCEACGKPTENDQSKEKLLDMRYEGSARRSQTYNKTIIDKVWNFFSSVKVGIWIIFIILVTSSIGTIFPQKDYINQAIPAEMYYEQEYGFAGEMYYALGFHDLYGSWWYMLLIAALGISLVIASLDRFIPLHKSLKTQRVTRHESFMKRQRVYGTTVVDEDPSSEIEKAKQGLLKRKFNVREEDGNILAEKNRFSRWGPYVNHIGIIIFLIGAMLRFFPGMYVDETVWVREGETQLIPGTGGQYYLKNEGFIYETYNSESSDEIFNSAISRVGEDAIASNFQTNAVLYERKGEYIVGAEPELEKVKEHAVQVNKPLKHDNYALYQVDYKLNEFKSMSFNLENKDTGDSFGTIKVDLLNPQETYDLGEGVSAELVNYFPDFTLEGGEPATKTRVPNNPAFVFRMVTPETPEGEIALVAIRQNIEPNGTNQNKMTFAGVETRNVSGLTVRKDLTLWILGAGGAIFMIGVIQGMYWNHRRVWIRRNGNEIMVAGHTNKNWFGLKNEINKALENTSISIPVDQVEAEKTQEQKIEKKEEA; encoded by the coding sequence ATGAGTGAAATAAAATGTGAATGTGGACACCTAAATCCAGAGGGTACCATACTTTGTGAAGCGTGCGGAAAACCAACGGAAAACGATCAAAGTAAAGAAAAACTTTTGGATATGCGCTATGAAGGTAGTGCGAGACGTTCACAAACCTATAACAAGACGATAATAGATAAAGTATGGAATTTCTTTTCATCCGTTAAAGTTGGTATCTGGATCATCTTCATTATTCTTGTTACCTCTTCCATCGGAACTATTTTTCCTCAAAAAGATTATATCAATCAGGCAATCCCAGCTGAAATGTATTATGAGCAAGAGTACGGGTTTGCAGGAGAAATGTATTATGCGTTAGGTTTCCATGATTTATATGGGTCCTGGTGGTACATGCTATTAATCGCTGCCTTAGGTATTTCTTTAGTCATCGCCAGTTTAGACCGATTTATCCCTTTACATAAATCGTTGAAAACTCAAAGGGTGACAAGGCATGAGAGCTTCATGAAACGCCAAAGGGTTTATGGAACGACGGTGGTGGACGAAGATCCAAGCTCAGAAATCGAAAAAGCTAAGCAAGGTTTACTGAAACGTAAATTTAACGTTCGAGAAGAAGATGGAAATATTCTTGCTGAGAAAAATCGATTCTCCAGATGGGGTCCTTATGTAAATCATATAGGAATCATCATTTTCCTTATTGGTGCTATGCTTAGATTTTTCCCGGGTATGTATGTGGATGAAACAGTTTGGGTCCGTGAAGGGGAAACTCAGCTTATTCCGGGTACCGGTGGTCAATACTACTTAAAAAATGAAGGCTTTATTTATGAAACTTATAATAGTGAATCTTCCGACGAAATATTCAATTCCGCTATTTCGAGAGTTGGAGAAGATGCCATTGCGAGTAATTTCCAAACAAACGCGGTTTTATATGAGCGTAAAGGGGAGTACATCGTTGGGGCTGAACCGGAATTAGAAAAAGTAAAAGAGCATGCCGTTCAAGTGAACAAGCCTTTGAAGCATGATAATTATGCTCTTTATCAAGTAGACTATAAATTGAATGAATTTAAGAGCATGTCATTCAACTTGGAAAACAAGGATACTGGTGACAGTTTTGGTACAATAAAAGTGGACTTGCTAAATCCGCAAGAAACATATGACCTTGGTGAAGGCGTGTCTGCGGAACTCGTAAATTACTTTCCGGATTTCACTTTAGAAGGTGGAGAACCTGCAACCAAGACCAGGGTGCCTAATAATCCTGCATTCGTTTTCAGAATGGTTACACCTGAAACGCCTGAGGGGGAAATTGCACTCGTAGCAATACGACAAAACATAGAACCTAATGGTACAAACCAGAACAAGATGACATTTGCCGGGGTAGAAACGCGCAATGTATCAGGATTGACTGTTCGAAAAGACCTGACATTATGGATTCTCGGCGCAGGCGGAGCGATCTTTATGATTGGTGTCATTCAAGGAATGTATTGGAACCACCGTCGTGTTTGGATCAGAAGGAACGGCAATGAGATTATGGTGGCGGGTCATACGAACAAGAACTGGTTTGGATTAAAAAATGAAATTAATAAAGCGCTAGAAAATACTTCTATTTCTATTCCTGTAGATCAAGTGGAAGCCGAAAAAACGCAGGAACAAAAGATAGAAAAGAAAGAGGAGGCTTAA